CCCGTGAAGTGGCCGAGCGCACCCTGATGGACAAGGTGGCCGTGAGCCGCGCCCTGTCCAAGCTGGTGGAAACCGGCTGGGTGACCCGCGCCACGCACGACGGCGACAAGCGCCGCTCCGTGCTGGGCCTGAGCGAGGCCGGCTGGGCCATCCACGAGGTGGTGGCGCCCATGGCACGCGAGCACGAGCGCAACCTGATGTCCAAGCTGGACGAAGAGGAGCGCACCTGGCTGCTGCGCATCCTGGACAAGCTGCAGGCGATCGAGCCGAAGTAATCGCTGACACTGCC
This genomic window from Dyella terrae contains:
- a CDS encoding MarR family winged helix-turn-helix transcriptional regulator; the encoded protein is MKPFARSVAAVAEEHHPDHAPLELENFLPYRLSILSNAVSQAIADDYQRRFDLSMTEWRVMAVLARFDGLSAREVAERTLMDKVAVSRALSKLVETGWVTRATHDGDKRRSVLGLSEAGWAIHEVVAPMAREHERNLMSKLDEEERTWLLRILDKLQAIEPK